From one Streptomyces sp. Q6 genomic stretch:
- a CDS encoding FmdB family zinc ribbon protein, translating into MPTYQYQCTECGEGLEAVQKFTDDALTECPNCGGRLKKVFSAVGIVFKGSGFYRNDSRGSSSSSSPASTPAAKSSSDAKPSTSSTSSSSDSKSSSSSTSSSSTSSSSSSSAA; encoded by the coding sequence GTGCCGACTTACCAGTACCAGTGCACCGAGTGCGGCGAGGGCCTCGAGGCGGTGCAGAAGTTCACCGACGATGCCCTGACCGAGTGCCCGAACTGCGGTGGCCGCCTGAAGAAGGTGTTCTCGGCCGTCGGCATCGTGTTCAAGGGCTCCGGCTTCTACCGCAACGACAGCCGTGGTTCGTCGTCGAGCAGCAGCCCCGCTTCGACGCCGGCCGCCAAGTCGTCCTCGGACGCCAAGCCTTCCACCTCGTCGACCTCGTCGTCGTCGGACTCGAAGTCCTCGAGCTCGTCGACCTCGTCGTCCTCGACGTCGTCCTCCAGCTCCTCGTCCGCCGCATAG
- a CDS encoding MFS transporter gives MPDKATVTDTPGDKRPGYGQLLRTRGAWTFLLPGFAARQPFAMLTISIVLLVQHTTGSYGTAGAVSAATGVSMALFAPYSGKLADRFGQRAVLLPGVLVHAASGIALTTLALSGAPTWTLFVAAVPTGASTPQIGPMVRARWGVKLQGSPLMQTAAAFESVTDEFTFVLGPLFATALCTGVDPAAGLITEAALTLVGGLLFAAQKGTQPSVRPVDGHARVEHVSALRVPGVRVLIVTFLGIGSVFGGMQVSLAAYTEAIGEPGLNGVLYGVFAAGNMLSGIVCGAIAWKVAPQRRLLVAYTALALTASGLWAAQSVPLLAGLGLLVGVCIAPALITGYTLVESIVPAHSRTEAFTWLTGAVALGQAAAVTVAGQLEDRFWDGAGFLVPMGGTVLALGVMFLMRSRLVPPSQGRTVARGVGHRVPVAVD, from the coding sequence GTGCCAGACAAGGCCACGGTCACCGACACCCCCGGCGACAAGCGTCCCGGCTACGGGCAGCTCCTGCGCACCCGCGGGGCCTGGACGTTCCTGCTTCCCGGCTTCGCGGCGCGCCAGCCGTTCGCGATGCTGACCATCTCCATCGTGCTGCTCGTGCAGCACACCACGGGCTCCTACGGCACCGCCGGCGCGGTCTCCGCGGCGACCGGTGTCTCCATGGCGCTGTTCGCGCCCTACAGCGGCAAACTGGCCGACCGGTTCGGGCAGCGCGCCGTGCTGCTGCCGGGCGTCCTCGTGCACGCGGCCTCCGGGATCGCGCTGACCACGCTCGCGCTCTCCGGGGCACCTACCTGGACGCTGTTCGTCGCGGCCGTGCCGACGGGTGCCTCCACGCCCCAGATCGGGCCCATGGTGCGGGCGCGCTGGGGTGTGAAGCTCCAGGGTTCGCCGCTGATGCAGACCGCGGCCGCCTTCGAGTCGGTCACCGACGAGTTCACGTTCGTGCTCGGCCCGCTCTTCGCGACCGCGCTGTGCACCGGCGTCGACCCGGCCGCCGGTCTGATCACCGAGGCCGCGCTGACCCTCGTCGGCGGTCTGCTGTTCGCCGCGCAGAAGGGCACCCAGCCCTCGGTGCGCCCTGTCGACGGGCACGCGCGCGTGGAGCACGTCTCCGCGCTGCGGGTCCCCGGCGTACGGGTCCTGATCGTGACGTTCCTCGGCATCGGCTCGGTCTTCGGCGGCATGCAGGTCTCGCTGGCCGCGTACACCGAGGCGATCGGCGAGCCCGGCCTGAACGGCGTCCTGTACGGCGTCTTCGCCGCGGGCAACATGCTCTCGGGCATCGTCTGCGGCGCCATCGCCTGGAAGGTCGCCCCGCAGCGCCGCCTGCTCGTCGCCTACACGGCGCTGGCCCTGACCGCGTCGGGCCTGTGGGCGGCGCAGTCCGTGCCGCTGCTCGCCGGGCTCGGGCTGCTGGTCGGCGTGTGCATCGCGCCGGCCCTGATCACGGGCTACACGCTCGTCGAGTCGATCGTCCCCGCGCACTCCCGCACGGAGGCCTTCACGTGGCTCACCGGCGCGGTCGCGCTGGGCCAGGCGGCCGCCGTGACGGTGGCCGGACAGTTGGAGGACCGGTTCTGGGACGGCGCCGGATTCCTGGTGCCGATGGGCGGCACGGTGCTCGCCCTGGGAGTCATGTTCCTGATGCGTTCGCGGCTCGTTCCGCCCTCCCAGGGACGGACCGTGGCACGTGGCGTGGGTCACCGAGTGCCGGTGGCAGTGGACTGA
- the mscL gene encoding large conductance mechanosensitive channel protein MscL yields MVSEKSQPSLWEGFKAFLMRGNVIDLAVAVVIGAAFTNIVNAVVKGVINPLVGALGTKDLESYSSCLKGPCETNDAGDVVSGVPIMWGSVLSAILSFVITAAVVYFLMVLPMAKYLAKKAAREAAKEGVQETLEISELEVLKEIRDALVAQRGSGHTES; encoded by the coding sequence CTGGTGAGCGAGAAGAGTCAGCCGAGTCTGTGGGAGGGCTTCAAGGCCTTCCTGATGCGCGGCAATGTGATCGACCTGGCGGTCGCGGTGGTCATCGGCGCCGCGTTCACGAACATCGTGAACGCGGTGGTCAAGGGGGTCATCAACCCGCTGGTCGGCGCCCTCGGCACCAAGGACCTCGAGAGCTACAGCTCCTGCCTCAAGGGCCCGTGCGAGACGAACGACGCGGGCGATGTCGTCAGCGGCGTGCCGATCATGTGGGGCTCGGTGCTGAGCGCGATCCTCAGCTTCGTGATCACCGCGGCGGTCGTGTACTTCCTGATGGTGTTGCCGATGGCGAAGTACCTCGCCAAGAAGGCGGCCAGGGAGGCGGCGAAGGAAGGCGTCCAGGAGACGCTGGAGATCTCCGAGCTGGAGGTCCTCAAGGAGATCCGCGACGCGCTCGTGGCGCAGCGCGGCTCGGGTCACACCGAGTCGTAG
- a CDS encoding RcpC/CpaB family pilus assembly protein codes for MAAGLALTAAALVAAVPSPGAGHGHGHERAPAPPGQRARGPAVTVSAPVRIADAGAVRLLRPGDRVDVVAGRTDGKPGARVLASGARVASVPKRAAAAEGLGETFDGGGETPDLGGALVVLRVERRTAARLAGAGATSRLAVTLW; via the coding sequence GTGGCCGCCGGGCTCGCCCTGACCGCGGCGGCGCTGGTCGCCGCCGTTCCCTCGCCCGGCGCGGGGCATGGACACGGACACGAGCGGGCACCGGCCCCACCGGGGCAGCGGGCGCGCGGGCCCGCCGTGACGGTGTCGGCGCCGGTGCGGATCGCGGACGCGGGAGCGGTGCGGCTGCTGCGCCCCGGTGACCGGGTCGACGTGGTGGCGGGCCGGACCGACGGAAAGCCCGGGGCGCGGGTGCTCGCGTCGGGGGCGCGGGTCGCGTCCGTACCGAAGCGGGCGGCGGCCGCAGAGGGGCTTGGTGAGACCTTTGACGGGGGCGGCGAAACCCCGGACCTGGGCGGGGCGTTGGTGGTCCTGAGGGTGGAGCGCCGGACGGCCGCGCGCCTCGCGGGTGCGGGGGCCACGTCCAGGCTGGCGGTGACGCTGTGGTGA
- the pflA gene encoding pyruvate formate-lyase-activating protein, producing the protein MTVMLTQNLAANDAATPAAAATHRPTEGSVHSWDLSTGVDGPGTRFVTFLSGCPLTCLYCHNPDTWRMRNGKRTSADDIVAEAAKYTRFIEAAGGGATISGGEPLLQPVFTGELLHRFKHELGLHTALDTSGFLGVRATDALLRDADLVLLDIKSWDRATYKKVTGRPLQPTLDFAHRLADLGKDVWVRFVLVPGLTDDPANIEGVAAFAGSLGNVSRVDVLPFHKLGEAKWQALGKTFTLHDTPSPTPEQVATAKSIFEAHGLKAV; encoded by the coding sequence ATGACCGTCATGCTCACCCAGAACCTCGCAGCGAACGACGCCGCCACCCCGGCCGCCGCCGCGACGCACCGCCCCACCGAGGGCTCGGTGCACTCCTGGGACCTGTCGACCGGCGTCGACGGGCCGGGCACACGGTTCGTGACGTTCCTCTCGGGCTGCCCCCTCACCTGCCTGTACTGCCACAACCCCGACACCTGGCGGATGCGCAACGGCAAGCGGACCTCGGCCGACGACATCGTCGCGGAGGCGGCCAAGTACACCCGGTTCATCGAGGCCGCGGGCGGCGGCGCCACCATCAGCGGCGGCGAACCGCTCCTCCAGCCCGTCTTCACCGGTGAACTGCTGCACCGCTTCAAGCACGAGCTGGGCCTGCACACCGCGCTGGACACCTCGGGCTTCCTCGGGGTGCGCGCCACCGACGCCCTGCTGCGCGACGCCGACCTGGTCCTGCTCGACATCAAGTCCTGGGACCGCGCCACCTACAAGAAGGTCACCGGACGCCCGCTCCAGCCCACGCTGGACTTCGCGCACCGCCTCGCCGACCTCGGCAAGGACGTGTGGGTGCGCTTCGTGCTCGTCCCCGGCCTGACCGACGACCCCGCCAACATCGAGGGCGTCGCCGCCTTCGCCGGCTCCCTGGGCAACGTCTCGCGGGTCGACGTCCTGCCCTTCCACAAGCTCGGCGAGGCGAAGTGGCAGGCGCTCGGCAAGACCTTCACGCTGCACGACACCCCCTCGCCCACCCCCGAGCAGGTCGCCACCGCCAAGTCGATCTTCGAGGCCCACGGCCTCAAGGCCGTCTGA
- a CDS encoding S-methyl-5'-thioadenosine phosphorylase — MATNTNTRPDAEIGVIGGSGFYSFLDDVTEVQVETPYGPPSDSLFLGEVAGRRVAFLPRHGRGHHLPPHRINYRANLWALRSVGVRQVLGPCAVGGLRPEYGPGTLLVPDQFVDRTKARAQTYFDGHPLPDGSVPNVVHVSPADPYCPVGRKVAVAAARGKDWEPVDGGTLVVVEGPRFSTRAESRWHQSMGWSVVGMTGHPEAMLARELELCYTSLTLVTDLDAGAESGEGVSHEEVLKVFAANVDRLRTVLFDAVAGLPASGERDCLCAGALGGMDPGIRLP, encoded by the coding sequence ATGGCGACGAACACGAACACACGTCCTGACGCCGAGATCGGCGTGATCGGCGGCTCCGGTTTCTACTCGTTCCTCGACGACGTGACCGAGGTCCAGGTGGAGACCCCCTACGGGCCGCCGAGCGACTCGCTCTTCCTGGGCGAGGTCGCGGGGCGCCGGGTCGCCTTCCTGCCGCGGCACGGCCGCGGCCACCACCTGCCGCCGCACCGCATCAACTACCGCGCGAATCTGTGGGCGCTGCGGTCGGTGGGTGTACGCCAGGTCCTCGGGCCGTGCGCCGTGGGCGGGCTGCGGCCCGAGTACGGGCCGGGGACGCTGTTGGTCCCCGACCAGTTCGTCGACCGGACGAAGGCGCGGGCGCAGACCTACTTCGACGGGCATCCGCTGCCGGACGGTTCCGTGCCGAACGTCGTGCACGTCTCGCCCGCCGACCCGTACTGCCCGGTGGGGCGCAAGGTCGCGGTGGCGGCGGCGCGCGGCAAGGACTGGGAGCCGGTGGACGGCGGGACGCTCGTCGTCGTCGAGGGCCCGCGCTTCTCGACCCGCGCCGAGTCGCGGTGGCACCAGTCCATGGGCTGGTCGGTGGTCGGTATGACCGGGCACCCGGAGGCGATGCTCGCCCGTGAACTGGAGCTCTGCTACACGTCGTTGACCCTGGTCACGGACCTGGACGCGGGCGCGGAGAGCGGGGAGGGAGTCTCGCACGAGGAGGTCCTGAAGGTGTTCGCGGCGAACGTGGACCGGCTGCGGACGGTGCTGTTCGACGCGGTCGCGGGGCTGCCGGCGAGCGGCGAGCGGGACTGCCTGTGCGCGGGGGCGCTCGGCGGGATGGACCCGGGGATCCGGCTGCCCTGA